Below is a genomic region from Candidatus Rokuibacteriota bacterium.
CAGGAGCATCTCGGTCCAGCTACGAACGCCGATGAACAGGAGTGCGGGGTTGAAGACGAAGACGAAGGGCAGGATCACGGTGCGCAGCGCGTAGACCGAGCCCTGGATCCCGGTCTTGATCGGGTCCTCGCCGGAGATCGCCGCGGCGGCGAAGGTCGCCAGCCCGACGGGCGGCGTGATGTCGCCCATGATGCCGTAATAGAAGACGAACAGGTGCACCGCGATCAGCGGAATAACGAGGCCCGCCTCGGCGCCCAGCTCCACGACCACCGGCGCCATCAAGGTCGCCACCAGGATGTAGTTGGCCGTGGTGGGCACCCCCATGCCCAGCACGAGGCACACGACCGCCGTGAAGAGCAGCATCAGGACCACGTTCCCCTGGGAGACCACCTCCACGAAGTCGGTCATCCTCAGGCCGAGGCCGGTCAGGGTGATGGCCCCGACGATGATGCCCGCGCACGCCGTCGCGACCGCGATGCCCACCATGCTGCGCGCCCCGTCGTCGAGGCCCCTCACGACCTCCTCCACGCCCTGGCGGAGGCCCGCGGCGATTCCCCCCTGGCCGCGGAACACGGCCAGGAGCGGCCGCTGCGTGATCATCAGGGCCAGCAGCGTCGCCGTGGCCCAGAACGCCGAGAGCCCGGGGGACAATTCCTCGATCATGAGGGACCAGATCAGCACGCCGATCGGGATGAGGAAATGCAGCCCCGCCTGCACAGTCGGCCAGGTCTCGGGCAGGATGGGACGATTGACGTCGATGGCCGTCGGCAGGTCCGGGCACCGGCTCGACGTGTAGAGCAGCGCGACGTACAGGGCGGCAAGCAGCGGGCCCAGCGCCCAGGGCGCGGCCGGCCCCAGCAGCGCCCGCACCCCGATCGTGACGAAATAAACCAGGCCCAGCACCGCGATCGTGCCCGACAGCCCCAGTCCCCACGCGAGCAGTCTCTTCCTGACCGTCCGCTCACGTGCGTGCGCCATGGGCTGCATGCCGAGCTTGAGCGCCTCGAGGTGCACGATGTAGAAGAGCGAGATGTAGGAGAGCGTCGCCGGCAGGAAGGCGTGCTTGATGATGTCGGTGTAGGGGATGCCGACGTACTCCACCATCAGGAACGCCGCCGCCCCCATCACAGGCGGCATGATCTGGCCATCGACGGAGGACGCGGTCTCGATGGCGCCCGCCTTGACTCCACCGTAGCCGGCCTTCTTCATGAGCGGGATCGTGAAGATGCCGCCCGAGACCACGTTCGACACGGAGGAGCCGGAGATCAGGCCGTTCAGGGCCGAAGAGACCACGGCGACCTTCGCCGGCCCGCCCCGGAGGTGCCCCAGCATCGCGAAGGACACCTGCATCATGTAGTTGCCGGCGCCGGCGCGATCGAGGAGGGCGCCGAAGAGCACGTAGATGAAGATGTAGCCCACCGACACGCCGAGGGCGATTCCGTACACGCCCTCGGTGGTCAGCCACATGTGCGACAGGAGCCGGGTGACGGAGGCCCCCTTGTGGGCGATGACATCCGGCAGACGGGGACCGAGGAGAATGTAGGCGAGGAACATCATGGCGAGCGTCGCCATGGGGAGCCCGACGCTGCGCCGCGTGGCCTCCAGGAGGATCAGCATCCCGGCCGTGGCCGTCAGCACGTCCATCGTGCTCGGCTGGCCGGGGCGCTGGGCCACGCTGCTGTAGAACAGGAACAAGTAGCCGCCGCAGAAGGCGCCGGCCGCCGCGAGGAGCCAGTCCTGGGTCGGAATCCGGTCCCGCGGCGAGGACTTGAGGGCCGGGCAGGCGAGGAACGCAAGAAAGAGGCCCGTGGCCAGATGAATGGCACGGGCCTCGGTATCGTTGAGCACGCCGAAGCCGAGCGCGAACGGCAGCGGCGAGGCGTACCAGAGCTGGAACAGCGACCACAGGACGGCCATGCCGAACAGAATCCTGCCGGCAGAGCCGACCGCCTGGCGGCCGCCCGTATCGACGTCGGCGACGAGCTGCTGGAGGTTTGCAGCCCGCGTCAGCTCCATCGAGGCCACGGCTCCCGGCGAGCCGCGCAGGCCGCTACTTGACCCAGCCCTTCTCGCGGTAATACCGCAGCGCGCCCTCGTGCAGCGGTGCCGCCAGGCCATCCTTGATCATCTTCTCCGGCCTGAGCACGGCGAACGCCGGATGCAGCTTCTTGAAGTCGTCGAAGTTGTCGAAGACGGCCTTGACGACGTGGTAGATCACGTCGGCGGGGACGCTGGCCGAGCTGACGAAGGTCGCCAGCACGCCGAACGTCCGCGTCTCCTGGGGGTTGTTCGGGTACATCCCGCCGGGGATGACGGCATAGGCGTAATACGGCCGTGACTTCACCAGCGTGTCCACGGCCGGGCCGGTCAGCGACACGAGCTTCGCCCCGCACGTGGTTGTCGGATCCTGGATGTTCGCCGACGGGTGGCCGACGCCGTAGAAGAAGCCGTCGATCTTGCCATCGCAGAGCGCGGCCCCGTGCTCATCGGCCTTCAGCTCGGACGGCAGAGAGAAGTCGGACAACTTCCACCCCATGGCGGAGAGCAGCTCCTCCATGGATGCCCGCGTACCGGAGCCCGGGTTGCCCACGTTGAAGCGCTTCCCCTTGAAGTCCTCGAACCGCCGGACGCTCGCCTCCTTGCGCGCTGCGACGGTGAACGGCTCGGGGTGAAGCGAGAACACCGAGCGCAGGTCGCCGTACGCGCCCGCGTCCTTGAACTGGGCGAGGCCCTTCGCCGCGTTGTAGTGCACGTCGGACTGGGCCACGCCCATGTCCAGCTCGCCGGCGCGGATCGTGTTGATGTTGAACACGGAGCCACCCGTGGATTCGACCGAGCAGCGGATGCCGCGCTTGGCGCGGTCCTTGTTGACCAGCCGGCAGATGGCGCCGCCGGAGGCGTAGTAGACGCCGGTGACCCCGCCGGTGCCGATGGTGACGAACCGCTGCTGGGCCTGCACCGGAGCGGGGGCGCCGGCGATGGCGAGTGTCAGGCCCGCAGCCAGGAGAGCGAATCCAGCGATGCCGCGCTTGCCGAGACCGGGCTTGTCCATGGTCCCCTCCGTCACTGTGATCTCATCCGGCCGGGATGGTGCGGGCGTCCACGCCAGCGGCGCCGCCGAGCCCGAGCAGCCGGATCATGCCGGCCGCGTGCGGGGCCAGGGCTGCGCTGTCGGGCTCGAGCGTTGGGTCGAGCCGCGACGCATTGGTCGCGAAAGGAACCTCTCGCGCCAAGGAGCGCGGACGCACCGAGCGGGCCTCCAGATCTTCCGAAGCCATACGACGGGTTGAGCCTAATCCAGCTGCAAATCTCTTGTCAATACAAGAAATAGTGCAAAATACGTTGCGCAAGAATGGCAGGCGCTTCGAATCCGAACCGTCGCATGCGATCGTCCCGATCCTCACGTCCACCGAGGCGAGTCGCGACGTCATGCTGGTGAGGGTGGTGGACGACGACGTCGATCAGCGCGATCCTGCCCTGGGCGGCGCCAGGGCAATGGCGTGACCACCACAGGCCCGGCAGCTATGTCCAGTCGAGAATCACTTTGCCTGTCTGACCCGAGAGCATCACTTCAAACGCCTCCTGAAACTTCGTGAAGTGGAAGCGGTGGGTGATCACGGGGCGGATGTCGAGGCCCGACTGCAGCATCACCGTCATCTTGTACCAGGTCTCGTACATCTCCCGCCCGTAGATGCCCTTGATGGTGAGCATGTTGAAGATCACCGTGTTCCAGTCGATCGCCATGTCTTCCGAGGGGATGCCCAGCAGGGCGATCTTGGCGCCGTGGCACATGTTGGCGAGCATGTCGCGGAACGCCGCAGGGTTCCCCGACATCTCCAGCCCGACATCGAATCCCTCTCGCATGCCGATCTCCGTCTGCACGTCGGCGAGCCCGGTCGAGCGGGCGTCCACGGCGAGCGTGACGCCGACCTTGCGGGCCAGCTCCAGGCGGTAGGAATTCACGTCCGTGATCACGACGTACCTGGCTCCGGCGTGGCGCACGACGGCGGCTGCCATGATGCCGATCGGGCCCGCGCCGGTGATGAGCACATCCTCTCCCAGCACGGGGAAGGACAGCGCTGTGTGCACCGCGTTTCCGAAGGGATCGAAGATGCAGGCGATGTCCCTGTCGATCGAGGCGTCGTGGGGCCAGATGTTGCTCATCGGCAGCGCGATGTACTCGGCGAAAGCGCCGGGCCGGTTGACGCCGACGGCTGAGGTGCGCGCGCACAGATGCCGGCGCCCGGCCAGGCAATTCCGGCAGCGTCCGCACACGACATGGCCTTCCCCGCTGACGAGGTCGCCGGGCCGGAAGCCGGCGACGTTGGTCCCGACCGTCACGATCTCCCCCACGAACTCATGGCCGATCGCCATGGGAACGGGGATCGTGCTCTGCGCCCACGCGTCCCATCTGAAAATGTGCAGATCGGTTCCGCAGACCGCCGTGCGATCGACCTTGATCAGCACGTCGTTGATGCCGATGTCGGGCATCGGCACCTCTTCGAGCCACAGGCCGGGCTCGCTCCGGCTCTTCACGAGCGCTTTCATGTCAGGTGCCCGTGTGAATGTGCGTCCTCGGACATGTGAGTGAACTCACGCGTGGACCGCTCGCGCGCGCCCGCGGCTCCGAGTCCTGACGGATCGGAATTGGCCTGATCGACTTCTTCCTTTCCTTCCGCATGCCCGTGCCCTTGGCCACGCGCTCACCCCCCTCTTGTCGCGATGGGGACGATTCGCGCTCCGCTGATTATACGCCGCCGGAGTCCCATGGCCGGGAGGACCGGCGCACCAGACGGGATCCTCTACCATTCGCGCCGGGATCCCGACGACACGGCACTCGCGATCCTTGACCGGGCGGGCGAGAAGGTTCGAGTGGAACCACTTGACGGACTGAAGGAACCTAAGCATAGGGAGTTACTGGCGCAGATCTACGAGCGATACGGAGTCGCCGAACTCCCATAGATGGCCCCTGGATGCGAGGGGCCAGGATCGAGGAAGATCGGTCAGCGGGCGGTTGCCGCTCACCCGATCCAGACTGGCCTCCGGCGGGACCGCTCAGGCTTCCCGGTACCAGTGGGCCAGCCGCCAGAAGGCGGAGTCCCAGCCCGTGAGGTCCATGCCCTTGAGCCGCGTCGCGGAGGCCGAGACCCCGTTCCGCCACAGGATCGGGATGACCGCGGCCTGCTGGATCACGATGTCGTTCATGCGGACGAACAGCGCCGCCCGCTTGACGGGGTCAAGCTCGGACTCGGCCGCCCGGTAGGCTCGGTCGTACTCCTCGCTCCGGAAGCGGGTGACATTCCGGCCCTGCCACTTGTTCGTCTTCGAGGCGATCTCCCAGGAGCAGAACTGGTTCATGAAGTACCGCGGGTCCGGCGCGGTGTGGGCGGTGGTGTACATCTGGAGATCGGCATAGAAGTGCGGGAAGGTGTCGGGGTTGGCCGGGTCCGAGGAGAAGAACACCGAGGCCACGACCGACTTGAGCTCGAGATCGATCCCCGCCTTGGCTGCTGCTTGCTTGACGATCTGCTGCGTCTTCTGCCGAGCGGCGTTGATGGACGTCTGGTAGACCATCCGGAGCTTCTTGCCGTCCTTGGCCCGGATGCCGTCGGGGCCGCGCTTCCACCCGGCCGCGTCCAGGAGCTGGTTGGCCCTGTCGATGTTGAACTCCCACTTCAAGTTCGGGGAGCGGAAGCGGGACGGGGCGTTGAGGAAGTTGGCGCTGGTCTGACCCAGGCGGCCGTAGATCTGCTCCTGGACCGAGGCGCGGTCCACGAGGAGACCGAGGGCCTGGCGCACGGCGAGGTCCGAGAGCAGCGGATGGGTGGTCCTGGCGCTCGCCCGCTCGCCGTCCACCTCGGTCCGCGGGTCGGAGAAGTTGCACTGGATGTGCTCGGGGTCCCCCGTGGGCCAGATGTTCACGCGGCCCTTGCCGCCCTGCTCCAGCCGAGCCAGGATCTCGTCCTCGACCTGCATGTTCCAGGCGTAGTCGAACTCCCCCGTCTGGAGCACCGCCCGGGCGGCGGAGACCGCATCGCCCCCGCCCTTCATCTCGATGGTGTCGAAGAAGGGCAGGTTCGGCAGGTGATAGGCGGGGTTCAGCTGGCCCTTGACGACGTCCCCGGGCTTGAAGTCCACGAAGCGGTACGGCCCGGTCCCCATGGCCTTGAGATTCCCGGGCGCCTCGCGGGACTTGGCGCCCTTGTACGGCGCGAAGACGTGCTTCGGGATGAGCATGCCGCGGCTGCCGCAGAAGGCGTCCGACCAGAACGGCTGGGGCGTCTTGAAGACGACCTTCACCGTGTGGCTGTCGAGGGTGTCGATCCGGGCGATCTCGCGATAGGAGCCGCTGGTCACGGCGGCCGTCGCGGGGTCGGCCACGTACTCCCAGTTGAAGACCACGTCCTCCGCCGTGAAGGGCTTGCCATCGTGCCAGCTGACGCCGCGCTTGAGCCGCCAGGTCACCCAGGTCAAGTCCTTCGCCAGCGTTCCGGCGGCCACGCTCGGCACCTCGGCAGCGAGGATGGCCACCACGTTGCCGTCGGGGTCGAAGCCGGCCAGGGGCTCGTAGAAGATGCGGGCCGCATCCTGGTCCTTGATGCCGTTGGCGAAGTGCGGGTTGAGGAGCGTGGGGGCCTGCCACCACAGCGTCCGGAGCTGTCCGCCACCGCCGCGTCGCGTCGGCGTGACGGTTGCCGCGGGGGCCTGGGCCTGGGCCATGCCGGCCGGGCCGAGCATCTGGGTGGCCAGGGGCGCGGTGAGCCCGAGCCCCAGCATGGTGTGCATGAAGCGGCGGCGGCTCAGCCGGCCCGCCTTGACTTCCTGGATCAGCTCACGCAGCGCGTGCTCGTCCATGGCGATCCTCCTTTGAGTCCCCGGTCGGGCGGGCAGGGTACATCGCCCCTCCCCTTCATCTACCGCGTTCTGTCGTGGCTCGGTGCACCACTGTCCCGTGCTGCAGCACGCACCACACCCGGCTCACTGCCGTGAGGTCGACGAGGGGGTCGCCGTCGAGCACAACCAGGTCGGCCCACTTGCCGCATTCAATCGTGCCCAGCTCGTCCTCCAGCCCCAGCGCGCGCGCTGACCCCCATGTTCCTGCCCGGATGGCGTCCAAGGGAGGTACCCCTGCTTCAGCCATCAGGCGCAGCTCGGTCATCAAGTCCTCGTGTGGGTTGAACGGCGTGCCCCCATCGTTGCCCGCCGCGATGATGACGCCGGCCCGCCACGCCAGCTGGAAGGTGTGCGTGTTCGCCGCGTTGATCCTCCCCATCTTGTCCATCGCGTACTGGGGGATGCCACGGGCCCGTCCCGCCTGCGTGATCCGGTACGCGGCGGCCAGTGTCGGGACGAACACGAGATCGCGTTCCTTCATCATGGCAGCGGCTTCGTCGTCGAGGAACACGCCGTGCTCGATCGTATCGATCCCGGCGCGGATGGCGGCTTTCATGCCCTCGATGCCTTGCGCGTGCACGGCGGTGCGGCGGCCAGCCCTGCGCGCCTCGCTGGCGCCCGCCCGCAGCTCGTCTTCTGTCAGCTGCGCGGTACCCGGCTCAACGCCAGGGGTCAACACGCCCCCGGTGGCCATGAGCTTGATCAGGTCGGCCCCCGCCTTGAGCTGCTCGCGCACCGCCTTGCGCACCTCGTCGGGGCCGTCGCTCTCGCGGCCCATGGGCCACCCCTGGCCCCCGGTCATGGTGATCTGCTTCCCGGCGCACAACAGGCGCGGTCCGGGAATCTCCCCCCTCTTGATCAAGTCGCGCACCGCCAGCTCGATGAAATCGACGCCGCCGACGTCCCGTGCCGTCGTGATGCCGGCTTCAAGCATGCGTCGAGCGCGGCTGGCCGCGCGAATGGCCGTGACCGCCGGGGGCTCGTCGCGCAGCGCCTTGAGGGGATCAGGCGCGCCCGCGTCGTGGGTCAGGTGGACATGAGCGTTGATCAGGCCGGGCATCACCGTGCGCCCACCGATGTCGAGCGTGTCGGGATCGGGGTAGTCGGCCAACCGATTGTCCGAGGCGATATCCCGCACGCGCTCGTCCAGAATCAACGTCGCGTTCTCGATCGGGGCGGCTCCCGTGCCATCAATCAAGCGCGCGCCAATCAGTTTCATCCGACCCCTCCTCCTCCCTCCGTCCTGCCGCCGGACGGGCCTCGACCTGCCCAATCTCCGCCTGGCGTCACGTCGAGAGCTCGCCTTGCGGTTCCGGCCCGTCGTGCCCACGGGGTGCGGGGCGGGCTGATGGCCTGGCACCAGGCCTCAGTCTCGCGACAACCTCAGCCAGCCTGCCCAGATCGGACGGCTTCGCGAGACAGGCGTCGTATCCGGAGGCAAGGATCAGATCACGGCCCGCAGCGTCCGCGCCGCCGGTGAAGGCGATGGCCGGGATGGCCGCTCCCCGTGTGCTCGGCATCGCGCGGATCATCCGTATGAGCCAGAACCCGTTGTTCCCGGCCATGTAGATGCCGCTGACGAGAACATCCGGGCGCTCGCGCTGCACGAGTTCGAGCGCCTGGACAGCGGTGCCCGTCGAGATGACCGTGGCCCCGCGGCCCACGAGCATCTCGACCACGAGGTCGCGAACGTCGGCGTCGGCATCGACGACCAGCACCCGCACCCCGACCAGGCAAGCGGCTGCCCCGCCGGGATCACTTTCGCCTCCCGTCAACTGCCCTCCCCCGCGCCGCCGCCGAGCCATGCCGGAAGGGCCACTCGCCGGACACCCACGTCCTGCTACCCATTCGGCACCTCGGCCCGGTGATAGCTGTCGATGCGGTCTGGAAACTCCAGCGGGATGGTGGCGTCGATACCCGCCTTGGTGCTGAGCACATCCCCCAGCTTGCGGAGCGACGGGGGTGTCCGCGCGAGCGCCGAGGGGTCCAGGGCCATGGCCATCCTCGGGAGGATGATGAGGTCCCGATCCCACTGAGACCGGGTGACGGTCGCCCACTCGACCTGCTCGGGATCGAACGGATCGATGTCCTTGTCCACGACGGTCACCCACTTGACGTCACGGCTGGCCTCGGTCGGGGTCAACGTGGCCACGATCACATGGGAGGGATCGTACTCGTGTCGCTTGTCGATCTGGACGACCGCGTGAAATCGGCAGCAGCTCCCGACGGTCAAATGGACCGCCCGGACATTCGGCACGAGCTGGCGCAAGTGGTCGAGCAGGTCCGCTTCGCGGCAGACCCCGCCGATCAGCCAGTTGTCTCGCGATCCGGGGAGCACGTCGAGATAGATGGGCTTCGCCCGGCGCGTGATCGCCTTGACGCGAATGACCGGGTTCTGCCGCGGCGGGGCATCGTAGACGAGCGAGTAATCCGCGTAGGGCCCCTCCGAAGCGCGGACCCCGGGAAGCATCTCCCCTTCGATCACGATCTCGGCGTGAGCCGGAACCTCGAGATCGACGGTCTCGCACTTCACCACCTCGAGGGGCTCCCCTCTGAGGGCGCCCGCGACCTCCAGCTCATCCACCTCCAGCGGCACCAGCCGGGCGGGCATCCCGCCCTCGAGCCAGGTCGCAGGATCGGGCCCGATGACGATCGCGACCTCGAGCGGGCGGCCGTGCTGCTCGGCGCGAAGGTAGAGCTCGAACAGATGACGATAGAAGTTGATCATGACATGCAGCGTCGCGCGGTCATGGACCAGCATTCGCGCGAAGGACAGGTTTCGCTTCCCCGTCTGCAGATCCTTCGCCACGATGACGCCGCTGCTGATGTAGTGGCCGGCGTCCTTCTCGAAGTGCCAGGGATTCGGAAGCTGCGAGAGCAGGTCCACGTCGTCCCCGCTGACCCGCACCTCTCGCACCGGCCCGTCGGCAACCAGGCGGGTCGGGATCGGACGTCGGGCGGCTGCGATCAGCCGATCGGTCAGCGCCACCGTCGGTTCGACCCCCAGGATGTGGGCGACGTTCTCCCGCCGGTTGAAGATGTTGGCGACGATCGGCATCGCCGACCCCTTCACCGTGTCGAAGAACACCGTGTGCTTGCCGTCGTGCTGCTGCTCCCACCGCGCCACGTCGAACTTGGGCGAGACCGGTTCCGTCACGTGGACGACCTGCCCGCGAGATTCGAGGTACGCGAGATAGGAACGGAGATCGTCGTACCCGGCCATGGACGAGTGTCCTTTCAGGGGCGGCGGCTAGGCCACCGGCGGAGCGCTCCGGGCTGCGTCCTGAGCGTGACGGATCGCCTCCCAGATCCGCGCAGGGGTGAGGGGGAGGCGGGTGATCTTGATCCCCAAGGGGGCGAGGGCGTCCTCCACTGCGTTGGCGATGGCGGCGAGCGACGGGATCGCGCCCCCTTCGCCCACCCCCTTCGTGCCCAGGACGGTGAACGGGGAGGGGGACTCGAGCGTCTCCACCGTGAACGAGGGGACGTCCATCGCCGTCGGCTTCGGATAGTCCGTGAAGGTGCCGGTCAGCAGTTGCCCGTGGTCATCGTAGACGAACTCCTCGAGCAGCGTCGCGCCGACGCCGTGGGCCGTCGCGCCGTGGACCATCCCCTCCACGAGCCGCGGATTGATCTCCCTGCCGCAGTCGTGAACGATGACATACCGCAGAAAGCGGACGGCCCCCGTCCTGGGATCCACCTCGACGGCTGTGACATGCACCGAGTTGCTGAAGGTGAGCTGCACGCGGACCCGTCTGGAGCCATCCGGCCGGTTCGCCGTGGGGTTGACGTAGTAGTAGCGGGCCTCCAGTCCGCCCTGCACCCCCGGGGGGAGCGCGAGGAGGTCGCGGTAGGCGGCCGCCGCGACCTCCGCCAGCGTGACCCGGCGTCCCGGGAGGCCACTGACGGTGATGACCCCGTCGTGGAGGTCGAGGTCCTCGGGCGCTACCTCCAGGAGGTGGCCGGCGATCCCGGCGATCTTCGCGCGCACCGCCCGGGCGGCGCCAACGATGGCTCCCGTGTCGGTCCCCGCGAACTTGTTGGAGAAGCTCCCCGACGAGAACATCCAGGGGTTCTCGTGTGAATCGAACCAGGGGCTCACGCTCACCTGCTCCGGCGTGACCCCCAGCTCGTCCGCGACGATCTGGCCGATCACGGTGGGGTAGCCCTGGCCGCTCGCCACGTTGCCCGTGGCGACCCGCACGCTGCCGTCCAGCTCCACCCGGACCAGCGCGGCTTCCCCGACCCCCGAGGTCCCCGGCTTGCCGGTGGCGAGAATGTAGGCGGAGAGGTTGGAGGTGCTGGGCTCGACCGCGGCCGCGATCCCGATTCCCACGAAGCGATTGGCCTGCCGAGCCTCGGCCTGGGCCGCCCGGAGGCCGGCATAATCGGCGACGGCCAGGGCTCGGCGGAGCGTCTCGGGGTAGTCCCCGCTGTCGTAGACGGCGCCCACCGGCGTCTCGTACGGGAACTCCTCGGGCTGGATGAAGTTCGCGAAGCGGATCTGGGCCGGGTCTTGGCCGAGACCCCGGGCGGCCAGATCCATCATGCGCTCGATGGCGAAGCACATCGCGGGCTTGCCGATTCCCCGGTTCGCGCCGGAGGGGCACTTGTTCGTGAGCACGGCATAGCCCTCGAAGCGCACGGCCTTGATCTGGTAGCAATTGACGATGTTGCTGAGCTTGAGGAGGCTGTACAGGGTCGGGTTCTGCAGATTGCACCCCTCGTCCACGAGGTCCCGCACCGAGAGCGCCAGGACGCGGCCGCCAGGCCCCAGCGCCACCTTCACGTCCATCACGCCGTTGGCGGCGTGCATGAGGGCGGTCAGGTTCTCCTGCCGGTCCTCGACGTACTTCACCGGTCGCCTGGTCTGCCGGGCCAGCATCGCCGCCAGGACCAGGTAGGGGGCTTTCCGCTTGTTCCCGAAGCCCCCGCCGATTTCCGGCCCGACCAGCCGCAACCGGTTCTGAGGGATCCGGAGCGCATCCGTCACCACGCCGCTCGTGAGACCGGGCCGCTGGTCATTGCTCCAGATCGTCACCAGACCGGTCCCGGGATCCACCTGGGCGATCACGCCAAATGTCTCGAGCGGTGTCGAGGCATACCGGTGCATGGTGAATCGCTCGGCGAGGATCTCCCTGGCAGCCGCGAAGGCCCCATCCACGTCACCGTAGGTGAACGTGTCATGCCACAGCACGTTGCTTCCCAGCTCCCCGAACAGGACCGGCGAGCCGTGCTCGATCGCCCTCTCGGGATCCACGACGACGGGCAGCGGCTCGTACTCGACGCGGATCGCGTCGAGCGCATCCTCGGCCGAGGCCCGGTCCCCCGCTGCCACCGCCGCGACCGGCTCCCCCACGTATCGAACTCGCTCGACTGCCAGGGGATAGGTGCTCGGGGGATGCGGGATAGGGATGAGCGGACGGAGCGGGGCCATGGCCCGGACGAGATCGTCCCCGACGAGAACAGCGGCGACGCCCGGGACGGTCGAGGCTCCTCGCGTGTCGACGCGCAAGATGCGGGCATGGGCATGGGGGCTCCGGAGGATGGCCAGGTGAAGCATGCCCGGCATCCTGAGGTCGTCGACGTAGGTGGCTCGCCCCGTCAGAAAGCGCGGGTCTTCGACTCGCTTGAGCGCCCGACCGATCCATCTCGTGGGGCCATTCTCGGCGCTCACGAGCGTCCCCGTCACTCGGCCGCCCGCGCCGCCGCCCAGCCCACCGCCCGGACGATATTCTGATACCCCGTGCACATGCACAGGTTCCCCGAGAGCGCCCGGCGGATCTGGGTCTCGGTCGGAGCGGGAACCTGTTCAAGGAGGTGGACCACCGTCAGGACCATCCCCGGCGTGCAGAAGCCGCACTGCAGCCCGTGGCACTCCCAGAACGCTTCCTGGACCGGATGGAGGCGCTCCCCGTCAGCCAGTCCCTCGATCGTCGTGACCTGGGCGCCGGAAGCCTGCACAGCGAGCATGAGGCAGCTCCGGACCGGGCGCCCGTCGAGGAGGACGGTGCAGGCGCCGCAGGCGCCCTGCTCGCACCCGACATGGCATCCTGTCAGCCCCCATTCCTCCCGCAGGCAGTCCGCCAAACTCATCCGCGCCGGGACCTGGGCAGTCCGGGGCTCGCCGTTCACCGTGACGGACACGACGTACCGGCTAGCCATGTGTCGCGTGTCCCCCGGCCCTGGCCGCCGCCGTCGCGAGGGCGCGCGAGGTCAGGGTCCGCATGAGGTCCCGACGGTACGCGGCGGACCCATGCACGTCGGATCGGACGTCGATGCCCGCGTCCGCCAGGGCCGCGGCCTCGCCGAAGGCTCGCGTGTCCGGCGTCCGGCCGAGAAGGCTTGCCTCCGTGGCCGAGGCCCGGTGACACCGGTCCGCGCCCCCGATGACCACCACCCGGGTTGGCTCCGCGATCCGGCCGTTGTCCACCGCGAGGGCCACCACGGCTCCCGCGAGGGCGAAGTCGCCGGCGCGGCGGGCGAACTCCATGCAGGCCCACCCCCACGCCGGGGACCATGGGGGCAGGACGA
It encodes:
- a CDS encoding peptide ABC transporter substrate-binding protein; this encodes MDEHALRELIQEVKAGRLSRRRFMHTMLGLGLTAPLATQMLGPAGMAQAQAPAATVTPTRRGGGGQLRTLWWQAPTLLNPHFANGIKDQDAARIFYEPLAGFDPDGNVVAILAAEVPSVAAGTLAKDLTWVTWRLKRGVSWHDGKPFTAEDVVFNWEYVADPATAAVTSGSYREIARIDTLDSHTVKVVFKTPQPFWSDAFCGSRGMLIPKHVFAPYKGAKSREAPGNLKAMGTGPYRFVDFKPGDVVKGQLNPAYHLPNLPFFDTIEMKGGGDAVSAARAVLQTGEFDYAWNMQVEDEILARLEQGGKGRVNIWPTGDPEHIQCNFSDPRTEVDGERASARTTHPLLSDLAVRQALGLLVDRASVQEQIYGRLGQTSANFLNAPSRFRSPNLKWEFNIDRANQLLDAAGWKRGPDGIRAKDGKKLRMVYQTSINAARQKTQQIVKQAAAKAGIDLELKSVVASVFFSSDPANPDTFPHFYADLQMYTTAHTAPDPRYFMNQFCSWEIASKTNKWQGRNVTRFRSEEYDRAYRAAESELDPVKRAALFVRMNDIVIQQAAVIPILWRNGVSASATRLKGMDLTGWDSAFWRLAHWYREA
- a CDS encoding TRAP transporter permease, which encodes MELTRAANLQQLVADVDTGGRQAVGSAGRILFGMAVLWSLFQLWYASPLPFALGFGVLNDTEARAIHLATGLFLAFLACPALKSSPRDRIPTQDWLLAAAGAFCGGYLFLFYSSVAQRPGQPSTMDVLTATAGMLILLEATRRSVGLPMATLAMMFLAYILLGPRLPDVIAHKGASVTRLLSHMWLTTEGVYGIALGVSVGYIFIYVLFGALLDRAGAGNYMMQVSFAMLGHLRGGPAKVAVVSSALNGLISGSSVSNVVSGGIFTIPLMKKAGYGGVKAGAIETASSVDGQIMPPVMGAAAFLMVEYVGIPYTDIIKHAFLPATLSYISLFYIVHLEALKLGMQPMAHARERTVRKRLLAWGLGLSGTIAVLGLVYFVTIGVRALLGPAAPWALGPLLAALYVALLYTSSRCPDLPTAIDVNRPILPETWPTVQAGLHFLIPIGVLIWSLMIEELSPGLSAFWATATLLALMITQRPLLAVFRGQGGIAAGLRQGVEEVVRGLDDGARSMVGIAVATACAGIIVGAITLTGLGLRMTDFVEVVSQGNVVLMLLFTAVVCLVLGMGVPTTANYILVATLMAPVVVELGAEAGLVIPLIAVHLFVFYYGIMGDITPPVGLATFAAAAISGEDPIKTGIQGSVYALRTVILPFVFVFNPALLFIGVRSWTEMLLVALAGTAASLLFTAATFNYFQTRSRWWETAALLLACFMLFRPDWFVDRLYEPYREVPASQIFEVAKRLPDKDSLVLVIEGLNVEGERVRKTVAVQVGPPSDGRRRLADAGLTVTVLGGQAQVAGVKFGSQAKKSGFEPGWSIGAVKVPTGRPSAHWVFVPAVGIVALVFFTQRARLGRPARA
- a CDS encoding TAXI family TRAP transporter solute-binding subunit — encoded protein: MDKPGLGKRGIAGFALLAAGLTLAIAGAPAPVQAQQRFVTIGTGGVTGVYYASGGAICRLVNKDRAKRGIRCSVESTGGSVFNINTIRAGELDMGVAQSDVHYNAAKGLAQFKDAGAYGDLRSVFSLHPEPFTVAARKEASVRRFEDFKGKRFNVGNPGSGTRASMEELLSAMGWKLSDFSLPSELKADEHGAALCDGKIDGFFYGVGHPSANIQDPTTTCGAKLVSLTGPAVDTLVKSRPYYAYAVIPGGMYPNNPQETRTFGVLATFVSSASVPADVIYHVVKAVFDNFDDFKKLHPAFAVLRPEKMIKDGLAAPLHEGALRYYREKGWVK
- the tdh gene encoding L-threonine 3-dehydrogenase, which translates into the protein MKALVKSRSEPGLWLEEVPMPDIGINDVLIKVDRTAVCGTDLHIFRWDAWAQSTIPVPMAIGHEFVGEIVTVGTNVAGFRPGDLVSGEGHVVCGRCRNCLAGRRHLCARTSAVGVNRPGAFAEYIALPMSNIWPHDASIDRDIACIFDPFGNAVHTALSFPVLGEDVLITGAGPIGIMAAAVVRHAGARYVVITDVNSYRLELARKVGVTLAVDARSTGLADVQTEIGMREGFDVGLEMSGNPAAFRDMLANMCHGAKIALLGIPSEDMAIDWNTVIFNMLTIKGIYGREMYETWYKMTVMLQSGLDIRPVITHRFHFTKFQEAFEVMLSGQTGKVILDWT